From Pseudorca crassidens isolate mPseCra1 chromosome 15, mPseCra1.hap1, whole genome shotgun sequence, one genomic window encodes:
- the ZC3H7A gene encoding zinc finger CCCH domain-containing protein 7A — MSSVSEERRKRQQNIKEGLQFIQSPLSYPGTQEQYAVYLRALVRNLFNEGNDVYRERDWNNSMSQYSEALSIADYAKSEEILIPKEIIEKLYINRIACYSNMGFHDKVLEDCDTVLSLNASNCKALYRKSKALSDLGRYKEAYDAVAKCSLAVPQDEHVIKLTQELAQKLGFKIRKAYVRTELSLKTVPGDGATKALNCSVEDIEPDLLTPRQEAVPVVSIPASSFSHQVGNELAPVPIMPLTSILPLQVEESLPSTVLANGGKIPYSMPEAFLDDGDMVLGDEIDDLLDSAPETNETVMPSALVRGPLPTASVAPSIPFSASLLGALPIGARYAPAPSFSELYPPLTSSLEDFCSSLNSFSMSESKRDLSTSTSREGTPLNNSNSSLLLMNGPGSLFASESFLGMSSHPRNDFGNFFGSAVTKPPSSVTPRHPLEGTHELRQACQICFVKSGPKLMDFTYHANIDHKCKKDILIGRIKNVEDKSWKKIRPRPTKTNYEGPYYICKDVAAEEECRYLGHCTFAYCQEEIDVWTLERKGAFSREAFFGGNGKINLSVFKLLQEHLGEFIFLCEKCFDHKPRMISKRNKDNSTSCSHPVTKHEFEDNKCLVHILRETTVKYSKIRSFHGQCQLDLCRHEVRYGCLREDECFYAHSLVELKVWILQNETSISHDAIAQESKRYWQNLEANVPGAQVLGNQIMPGSLNMKIKFVCAQCLRNGQVIEPDKNRKYCSAKARHSWTKDRRAMRVMSIERKKWMNIRPLPTKKQMPLQFDLCNHIASGKKCQYVGNCSFAHSPEEREVWTYMKENGIQDMEQFYELWLKSQKNEKSDDVASQSNKENGKQIHMPTDYAEVTVDFHCWMCGKNCNSEKQWQGHISSEKHKEKVFHTEDDQYCWQHRFPTGYFSICDRYMNGTCTEGSSCKFAHGNAELHEWEERRDALKMKLNKARKDHLIAPNDNDFGKYSFLFKDLN, encoded by the exons ATGTCCAGTGTGTccgaggagagaagaaaaaggcagCAGAACATTAAGGAAGGACTACAGTTTATACA gTCACCGCTGTCGTATCCAGGAACACAGGAACAGTATGCG gtATATTTACGTGCTCTTGTGAGAAATCTTTTTAACGAAGGAAATGATGTTTATCGGGAACGTGATTGGAACAACTCTATGAGCCAATATTCAGAAGCTTTGAGTATAGCTGATTATGCAAAGTCTGAAGAAATTTTAATCCCTAAAGAAATCattgaaaaactatatataaatcgTATTGCTTGCTATTCTAATATG GGTTTCCATGATAAAGTATTAGAAGACTGTGATACAGTCCTCAGTTTAAATGCCAGTAACTGCAAAGCTCTCTATCGGAAATCTAAGGCTCTAAGTGATTTAGGAAGGTACAAAGAGGCTTATGACGCTGTGGCAAAGTGCTCCTTGGCAGTGCCTCAG GATGAACATGTAATAAAACTAACTCAAGAACTAGCTCAGAAATTgggatttaaaataagaaaagcataTGTTAGAACTGAG cTCTCACTAAAAACAGTTCCTGGGGATGGGGCTACAAAG GCTTTGAACTGTTCTGTGGAAGATATTGAGCCAG ATTTATTAACTCCGAGGCAAGAAGCTGTTCCTGTTGTTTCTATACCTGCATCCAGTTTTTCTCACCAAGTTGGAAATGAGCTGGCCCCAGTTCCCATTATGCCCTTAACTTCTATTTTGCCACTGCAAGTGGAAGAGTCTCTGCCATCGACAGTGTTGGCAAATGGAGGAAAGATCCCCTACAGTATGCCGGAAGCATTTTTAGATGATGGAGATATGGTCCTTGGAGATGAAATAGATGACCTCCTTGAttctgcacctgaaactaatgaaaCTGTTATG CCATCAGCCTTAGTCAGAGGCCCCCTCCCAACAGCCAGCGTCGCTCCGAGCATCCCCTTCTCAGCGTCTCTTTTGGGCGCCTTGCCCATCGGTGCGAGGTACGCGCCTGCACCCTCCTTCTCGGAGCTGTATCCGCCTTTGACTTCATCCTTAGAAGATTTCTGTTCTTCTCTAAATTCATTTTCAATGAGCGAATCCAAACGAG atctGTCCACCTCAACTTCTAGAGAGGGAACACCGCTTAACAACAGTAATTCTTCCCTTTTACTT ATGAATGGACCAGGCAGTTTGTTTGCTTCTGAGAGTTTCCTGGGAATGTCAAGTCACCCTAGGAATGACTTCGGAAACTTTTTTGGAAGTGCAGTAACTAAACCACCTTCTTCAGTGACCCCAAGACATCCCCTTGAAGGAACCCATGAACTGAGACAAGCTTGCCAGATCTGTTTCGTAAAATCAG GCCCTAAGTTAATGGATTTCACTTACCATGCTAATATAGATCATAAATGtaagaaagatattttaattgGTAGGATAAAGAATGTTGAAGATAAATCATGGAAAAAAATACGTCCaagaccaacaaaaacaaattacGAAGGACCTTATTACATATGTAAAG ATGTTGCTGCCGAGGAGGAATGTAGATATTTGGGCCACTGCACATTCGCTTATTGCCAGGAAGAGATAGATGTCTGGACGCTAGAGCGAAAGGGAGCATTCAGCAGGGAGGCTTTCTTTGGTGGCAACGGAAAGATCAACCTTAGCGTGTTCAAACTGCTCCAAGAGCATCTTGGAGAATTTATATTCCTTTGTGAG AAATGTTTTGATCATAAGCCTAGAATgataagtaaaagaaacaaagataattCTACTTCTTGTTCTCATCCGGTTACAAAGCATGAGTTTGAAGACAATAA GTGCCTTGTCCACATTTTGCGAGAGACAACAGTAAAATACTCCAAAATACGTTCTTTTCATGGTCAATGTCAGCTTGATTTATGCCGACATGAGGTTCGATATGGCTGTTTAAGGGAAGACGAGTGCTTTTATGCACACAGTCTTGTAGAATTGAAAGTCTGGATATTGCAAAATGAAACAA GTATCTCACATGATGCTATTGCCCAGGAATCTAAACGATATTGgcaaaatttggaagcaaacGTACCCGGAGCTCAG GTACTTGGCAATCAAATAATGCCTGGATCCCTTAACATGAAGATAAAATTTGTATGTGCTCAGTGTCTGAGAAATGGTCAAGTCATTGAAccagacaaaaacagaaaatattgtaGTGCAAAAGCAAGGCATTC GTGGACCAAAGATCGTCGTGCGATGAGAGTGATGTCTATTGAACGTAAGAAGTGGATGAACATCCGTCCTCTCCCCACAAAGAAACAAATGCCTTTACAGTTTGAT CTGTGCAATCATATTGCTTCTGGGAAAAAATGTCAGTATGTTGGAAACTGTTCCTTTGCTCACAGTCCTGAGGAACGAGAAGTGTGGACCTACATGAAAGAGAACGGGA tacAAGATATGGAGCAGTTTTATGAACTCTGGCTAAAGAgccaaaaaaatgagaaaagcgATGATGTAGCCAGTCAGtcaaacaaagaaaatggaaaacaaattcacATGCCGACCGATTACGCGGAAGTCACT GTGGACTTCCACTGCTGGATGTGTGGGAAGAACTGTAACAGTGAGAAGCAGTGGCAGGGCCACATCTCCTCAGAGAAGCACAAGGAGAAGGTTTTCCACACTGAAGATGACCAGTACTGCTGGCAGCACCGCTTTCCAACAGGATATTTTAGTATTTGCGATAG GTATATGAATGGTACCTGCACGGAAGGAAGCAGCTGTAAATTTGCACATGGCAATGCTGAACTTCATgaatgggaagagagaagagatgcCCTAAAGATGAAGCTCAACAAAGCACGAAAAGATCACTTAATTGCCCCCAATGATAATgactttggaaaatatagttttttgtttAAAGATTTAAACTAA